The following are encoded in a window of Calditerrivibrio sp. genomic DNA:
- the groES gene encoding co-chaperone GroES, whose product MASIKPLQDRVLVKRLDAEEKTASGIIIPDTAKEKPQEGEVIATGPGKVLENGTRIELTVKAGDKVLFSKYAGTEVKIDGVEYLIMREDDILGIINK is encoded by the coding sequence ATGGCAAGTATTAAACCATTGCAGGACAGAGTATTGGTTAAAAGGCTTGATGCCGAAGAAAAAACAGCATCTGGTATCATTATCCCAGACACAGCTAAGGAAAAACCACAGGAAGGTGAAGTAATAGCTACAGGCCCCGGTAAGGTATTGGAAAACGGTACAAGGATTGAGCTTACCGTTAAGGCTGGGGACAAGGTTCTTTTCAGCAAATATGCTGGTACTGAAGTGAAGATCGATGGTGTTGAGTATCTCATCATGAGAGAAGACGACATCTTAGGTATAATCAACAAATAA
- a CDS encoding YqhA family protein yields MNKLEKFFEWLLWNSRLFLILAVISSVLAAILLILLGTYDIFLLFKKALLAITDYSYYETVQKEAIAKVISAVDNYLISTVLLIFGLGLYELFISKIELLEKDQKSSKILVVHSLDQLKDKIAKVIVMVLIVTYFKFAVGQKEWDILKLLLLAGGTLLVSLSLFVINLKKEGKKEKEEEH; encoded by the coding sequence TTGAACAAACTGGAAAAATTTTTTGAATGGCTCCTATGGAATAGCAGATTATTTCTCATATTGGCTGTCATATCCTCAGTGCTGGCGGCCATTCTGCTCATCCTTTTAGGTACTTATGATATATTTTTGTTGTTTAAAAAGGCTCTATTAGCCATTACCGATTATTCTTACTATGAAACTGTTCAAAAAGAAGCTATAGCAAAGGTTATAAGTGCTGTAGATAACTACCTCATATCAACAGTTTTGCTTATCTTCGGTCTTGGCCTTTATGAGCTTTTTATAAGCAAGATAGAGCTTTTGGAAAAAGACCAAAAATCCTCTAAGATCCTTGTAGTTCACTCCCTTGATCAACTAAAGGATAAGATTGCAAAGGTGATAGTTATGGTTTTGATAGTGACCTATTTCAAATTTGCCGTAGGTCAAAAAGAATGGGATATTTTAAAGTTACTCCTATTAGCAGGTGGAACATTACTGGTATCTTTATCCCTGTTTGTTATAAATCTTAAAAAAGAGGGCAAAAAGGAAAAAGAAGAAGAACACTAA
- the leuC gene encoding 3-isopropylmalate dehydratase large subunit: protein MGKNLFKKVWEIHEVAQLPGGRSQLFIGLHLIHEVTSPQAFSMLRELGLKVAFPDRTFATCDHIIPTDDIKRPFADPLAEEMMQAIERNTKEFGIRFFGPDSGYQGVVHIVGPEMGLTQPGITVACGDSHTATHGAFGAIAFGIGTSQVRDVLATQTMAINSFKVRKINLKGDLKKGVYSKDIILKIIRTLGVNGGIGYAYEFDGDIIKKLTMEARMTICNMAIEGGARVGYINPDETTYAYLKGKPYAPKDSEWNKMVSYWESIKSDPDADYDDIVDIDIDDLEPMVTWGITPEQAIGISETIPNDNTESTKEALEYMKLKAGEKIKGVKIDVVFIGSCTNGRLEDLREAAKYLKGHKVANGVKAIVVPGSYTIKKQAEAEGLDKIFIEAGFEWRLPGCSMCLAMNPDKLVGDQISVSTSNRNFKGRQGSSTGRTILASPVTAAACAITGEIADPREIFSI from the coding sequence ATGGGAAAAAATCTATTCAAGAAAGTGTGGGAGATACACGAAGTAGCCCAACTACCCGGCGGCAGAAGCCAGCTCTTTATAGGGCTTCATTTAATACATGAGGTGACAAGTCCACAAGCCTTTTCCATGCTCAGAGAGTTAGGTTTGAAGGTGGCTTTCCCTGACAGAACATTTGCTACCTGCGATCATATCATCCCAACAGATGATATAAAAAGACCTTTTGCTGATCCCCTTGCAGAGGAGATGATGCAGGCCATAGAGAGGAACACAAAAGAGTTTGGAATAAGATTTTTTGGACCAGATTCAGGCTATCAGGGTGTTGTTCATATCGTTGGTCCAGAAATGGGTCTAACTCAACCGGGTATAACTGTAGCTTGTGGGGATTCTCATACAGCCACACACGGAGCTTTCGGAGCCATAGCTTTTGGTATAGGCACAAGTCAGGTAAGGGACGTTTTGGCAACCCAAACAATGGCTATAAATAGTTTTAAGGTAAGAAAAATAAACCTAAAAGGTGACTTAAAAAAAGGTGTTTACTCTAAGGATATTATCTTAAAGATAATTAGAACACTTGGCGTCAATGGTGGCATAGGATATGCCTATGAATTTGATGGTGATATAATAAAAAAGCTCACCATGGAAGCAAGAATGACTATATGTAACATGGCCATAGAAGGGGGTGCAAGGGTGGGCTACATAAACCCAGATGAAACCACCTACGCTTATCTAAAAGGCAAACCTTATGCTCCTAAAGATAGCGAATGGAACAAGATGGTATCATACTGGGAAAGCATAAAGTCAGATCCAGATGCTGACTACGATGACATCGTAGATATAGATATCGATGATTTAGAGCCTATGGTAACATGGGGTATTACACCAGAACAAGCTATAGGTATATCTGAAACTATCCCTAACGACAATACTGAATCCACAAAAGAGGCTCTGGAGTATATGAAGCTTAAAGCAGGAGAAAAAATAAAAGGTGTGAAAATCGATGTTGTTTTCATAGGTAGTTGTACCAACGGAAGATTGGAGGATCTCAGGGAAGCAGCAAAATATCTAAAAGGGCACAAAGTAGCCAATGGGGTCAAGGCAATTGTAGTCCCTGGCTCCTATACAATCAAAAAGCAAGCCGAAGCCGAAGGGCTCGATAAGATATTCATCGAAGCTGGTTTTGAATGGAGATTACCAGGATGCTCCATGTGCTTAGCTATGAACCCAGATAAGTTAGTGGGGGACCAGATCTCCGTCTCCACATCAAATAGAAACTTTAAAGGTCGTCAGGGATCATCCACAGGCAGAACCATCTTAGCAAGCCCTGTAACCGCTGCAGCTTGTGCAATAACAGGTGAAATAGCAGATCCAAGAGAAATCTTCTCAATATAG
- the leuD gene encoding 3-isopropylmalate dehydratase small subunit: MSIGPIKEVKGRIIPILGDDIDTDRIIPARYLKCVTFDGIGEFAFYDERFNPDGTPKNHPMNDPKYKGAKIILSGNNFGCGSSREHAPQSIKRAGYDAIIAESFAEIFFGNSLTLGIVCATLPKDQIREVAEIIVRAPDLEAVLDIEAKQLTVGDKIYKIEIKDSARKALLDGTYDSLGELLKNMDKVKSLEKTLKYRFVEA, from the coding sequence ATGAGTATAGGACCTATAAAAGAGGTAAAAGGTAGAATCATACCGATATTAGGCGATGATATCGATACGGATAGAATAATACCCGCAAGATACCTCAAATGTGTTACCTTTGATGGTATCGGGGAGTTTGCCTTTTACGATGAAAGATTTAACCCAGATGGTACCCCAAAAAACCATCCCATGAACGACCCAAAATACAAAGGTGCCAAAATAATACTTTCAGGTAACAATTTCGGTTGTGGTTCATCCAGAGAGCATGCACCCCAATCCATCAAAAGAGCCGGATACGATGCCATAATAGCAGAGAGTTTTGCTGAGATATTCTTTGGCAATTCACTAACATTGGGTATAGTATGCGCCACTTTACCAAAAGATCAGATAAGAGAGGTTGCAGAGATCATAGTAAGAGCTCCAGACCTTGAGGCTGTTTTGGATATCGAAGCAAAACAGTTGACTGTAGGTGATAAAATATATAAAATAGAGATAAAAGATAGCGCAAGAAAAGCTCTCTTAGATGGCACATACGATAGTTTGGGTGAGCTTTTAAAAAATATGGACAAAGTAAAAAGCCTGGAAAAGACTTTAAAATACAGATTTGTAGAGGCTTAG
- the rpmA gene encoding 50S ribosomal protein L27, with protein MAHKKAGGSTRNGRDSHSKRLGVKKSDGQVVVAGNIIVRQRGTKFKPGKNVGCGTDYTLFALIDGKVKFEDKGSRGKFVSVYADQSA; from the coding sequence ATGGCACACAAGAAAGCTGGTGGTAGTACAAGAAATGGAAGGGATAGTCACAGCAAGCGCCTTGGTGTAAAAAAATCTGACGGTCAAGTTGTAGTAGCTGGAAATATTATTGTAAGGCAGAGAGGTACCAAATTTAAGCCTGGCAAGAACGTAGGCTGTGGTACAGATTACACCCTGTTTGCTTTGATAGATGGAAAAGTAAAATTTGAGGATAAAGGAAGTAGAGGTAAGTTTGTTTCTGTTTACGCTGATCAATCTGCATAG
- the rplU gene encoding 50S ribosomal protein L21 produces the protein MIAILKTGGKQFIVKAGDVLKVEKIEGEPGTTIKLDGVLMVSDGEKVTFGNPTVSGAFVEAEIVEQTRGEKVIAFKRRPRHDYKKKIGHRQYLTKIKIKEIKVS, from the coding sequence ATGATTGCTATATTAAAAACAGGTGGTAAGCAGTTTATAGTCAAGGCTGGTGATGTATTAAAGGTTGAAAAGATAGAAGGGGAGCCAGGTACCACTATTAAACTTGATGGTGTTTTAATGGTATCTGATGGCGAAAAGGTTACTTTTGGGAATCCTACAGTAAGTGGGGCTTTTGTGGAAGCAGAAATTGTGGAACAAACTCGAGGTGAAAAGGTAATCGCTTTTAAGAGAAGGCCAAGACACGATTATAAAAAAAAGATAGGCCACAGGCAGTATCTTACAAAAATCAAGATAAAAGAGATTAAGGTTAGCTAA
- a CDS encoding transporter substrate-binding domain-containing protein has protein sequence MYKYLFLFIFFCVTALNAQTLKVGVWHNPPMSVIENNHDIKGFLPDIFKEIAKNTHIKYQFVSGTWSDLYDKLIKNEIDLFFPIGYMESRLALMDFSKQTLYTNWGLLITTKGNDINNIRSLQGKRIAIHKNDVYFNGDMGLKKILEDFKIQYLPITCENYVEAKNKVLKGEADYALIPKSFYYLINEKNIIATTITIQPIEVKFAYSKKLPQEIKDKIDKELQSLIQNQHSYYYKRLDYLTSTGYKENVLIYYILEYYLIFFTIIFVVIVLLLIFNYLLKTKIAQKTIELNRTIIQLQNSENRLKAILTSMPGLLFIMNKEKRYIDVITNKEELLLAPKEQIIGKRPHDFFKLDLLPLLEHHIEEVVEKNQISNILYQLNIKGETRYFESTGVPMMIGGETFGLFHILERTEIVKANEALKKLTTEISIEKDKLNRILNSIKEMVIVANNDLMITYANRSALNIIGPNISGTPLDALPIKDSKTENSIFSIYATNFFSQETNIKNAYLIIDSKKIFIEGSVQPIYDHHSQLSGAVLVLKDITAEKQLEEELIRADKLESIGRIASGIAHDFNNYLGAIQNYVNVIMLNEDENIQKLANAISTVVQRSKSLTKQLLTFAKGGQPVLKLIDLRELIKEVSTFSLRGSNIKEEFNISEEPLCAEIDEGLFSQVISNIVINAREAMNDNGVIKISAHKIDMDESNEYGLIAGRYIKVSVKDSGPGVPEALSTKIFEPFFTTKSRGTGLGLATCYSIIKQHKGHLTFKNHLDGCEFIFFIPLNDKHPCNQKQENITHFNMMDKNISVIYMDDEEILRDSFEILLETLGSKVKTVSNGEELLEAVKSEPFDIVVLDLTIRSGLNGLETMNRLKKMGIKSYFVVSSGYSDDLVIQEKEKYGFNDYLPKPYSLKEVKELLERYSKYISHSNGEI, from the coding sequence ATGTATAAATATTTGTTCCTCTTTATATTCTTTTGTGTTACTGCTCTAAACGCCCAAACTTTAAAAGTAGGTGTATGGCACAATCCTCCTATGTCGGTTATTGAAAACAACCATGATATAAAAGGTTTTTTACCTGATATTTTTAAGGAGATAGCAAAAAATACACATATAAAATATCAATTTGTCTCCGGCACATGGTCCGATTTATATGATAAATTGATAAAAAACGAGATAGATCTTTTTTTCCCCATAGGATACATGGAAAGTCGTTTGGCACTTATGGACTTTTCCAAACAGACCCTTTATACCAATTGGGGCCTACTCATTACGACAAAAGGTAATGATATCAATAATATCCGTAGTCTTCAAGGTAAAAGAATCGCCATACATAAAAATGATGTATATTTTAATGGTGATATGGGTCTAAAGAAGATACTGGAAGATTTTAAAATACAATATCTCCCTATCACCTGTGAAAACTACGTTGAAGCTAAAAACAAAGTGTTAAAAGGGGAAGCTGACTACGCCCTTATTCCAAAATCCTTTTACTACCTAATAAACGAAAAGAATATAATAGCCACCACCATTACCATTCAACCCATTGAAGTAAAATTTGCCTATAGTAAAAAATTACCCCAAGAGATCAAAGACAAAATAGATAAAGAGCTACAATCCCTAATTCAAAATCAACATTCCTATTACTACAAAAGGCTGGACTATCTAACATCTACAGGTTACAAAGAAAATGTCTTAATTTACTATATCCTGGAGTATTACTTGATTTTCTTTACGATCATTTTTGTTGTTATCGTTTTACTTTTGATTTTTAACTATCTGCTCAAAACAAAAATAGCCCAAAAAACCATAGAACTCAACCGTACAATAATACAACTTCAAAACTCAGAAAACAGATTAAAAGCGATCCTCACCTCTATGCCCGGCTTACTCTTTATAATGAACAAAGAAAAACGCTATATAGATGTCATAACCAACAAAGAAGAGCTTTTGTTGGCACCTAAAGAACAAATCATTGGCAAGAGGCCCCACGACTTTTTTAAGCTTGATCTTTTGCCACTATTAGAACATCACATAGAGGAAGTTGTAGAAAAAAATCAGATTTCAAATATCTTATACCAATTAAATATAAAAGGGGAAACAAGGTACTTCGAATCCACTGGTGTCCCCATGATGATAGGGGGTGAAACCTTTGGTCTTTTTCATATATTAGAAAGAACAGAGATTGTCAAAGCCAATGAAGCACTGAAGAAACTAACCACTGAAATCAGTATCGAAAAAGACAAGCTAAACAGAATCTTAAATTCTATCAAAGAGATGGTCATTGTGGCAAACAACGATCTTATGATAACCTATGCTAACAGGTCAGCTTTAAATATCATAGGTCCCAATATATCTGGAACCCCTTTGGATGCCTTACCCATCAAAGATTCTAAAACAGAAAATTCCATCTTCTCCATATACGCCACAAACTTTTTTTCACAAGAAACCAATATTAAAAATGCTTACTTGATCATAGATTCTAAAAAGATTTTTATTGAAGGTAGTGTTCAACCCATATACGATCACCATTCCCAGCTTTCTGGAGCTGTCCTTGTTCTAAAAGATATAACCGCCGAAAAACAGTTAGAAGAAGAGCTTATAAGAGCTGACAAGCTCGAATCCATAGGTAGAATAGCATCAGGTATAGCCCACGATTTTAACAACTATCTTGGAGCAATTCAAAACTACGTGAACGTTATAATGCTAAATGAGGATGAAAATATCCAAAAACTCGCAAACGCCATAAGTACAGTCGTCCAAAGGAGTAAAAGCCTCACAAAACAGCTTCTCACCTTTGCTAAAGGTGGTCAGCCTGTTTTGAAACTAATCGACTTAAGGGAGTTGATCAAAGAGGTGAGTACTTTTTCATTACGGGGTAGTAACATTAAAGAGGAATTTAATATTTCTGAAGAACCTTTGTGTGCAGAGATAGACGAAGGCTTATTCAGTCAAGTTATCTCAAACATCGTCATAAATGCCAGAGAAGCTATGAACGATAACGGAGTGATAAAGATATCTGCCCACAAGATAGATATGGATGAGTCCAACGAATACGGTCTTATTGCAGGAAGGTATATAAAGGTCTCGGTAAAAGATTCTGGTCCTGGTGTCCCTGAAGCACTATCCACAAAAATCTTTGAACCATTTTTTACTACAAAATCCAGAGGAACAGGCCTGGGCCTTGCCACCTGTTATTCTATTATCAAGCAACATAAAGGACATCTCACTTTTAAAAACCACCTGGATGGATGTGAATTTATCTTTTTTATCCCCCTTAACGATAAACACCCATGTAATCAAAAACAAGAGAATATAACTCACTTTAATATGATGGACAAAAACATATCTGTAATATACATGGATGACGAAGAGATCCTAAGGGACTCCTTTGAGATACTTTTAGAAACATTGGGCAGCAAAGTTAAGACTGTGTCAAATGGGGAAGAGCTACTTGAAGCCGTAAAGTCCGAACCCTTTGATATTGTGGTACTTGATCTTACGATCAGATCTGGTCTTAATGGTTTAGAAACTATGAATAGACTCAAAAAGATGGGAATAAAGAGTTATTTTGTAGTCTCCTCCGGGTATTCAGATGACCTCGTTATACAGGAGAAGGAGAAATACGGTTTCAACGATTACTTACCCAAGCCATATAGTTTAAAAGAAGTCAAAGAGCTCTTAGAAAGATATTCAAAATATATTAGTCATTCCAATGGTGAGATATGA
- the obgE gene encoding GTPase ObgE, translated as MKFIDTVKIIVKAGDGGDGCVSFRREKFVPKGGPDGGHGGRGGHVILVGDRSKHTLLDLNYQHIYRAERGQHGRGNDQNGRSGEDLFIKVPLGTVVKDFEKDEIIGEILEDGQEIIVAKGGRGGRGNLAFVSPTQRAPRIAEPGEPGEEKALLLELKLIADVGIVGFPNAGKSTFISVVSAAKPKIADYPFTTLTPNLGVVKGEYGSSFVLADMPGLIEGAHLGLGLGIQFLRHIERTKFILHFVDASSEESMVENYKKIRKELESYSKDLSEKYEIIVATKMDAVNIDNLKEFEDYIKGRDFFKISSITKTGVDDLIKFISEKLKDLQQRSLDNQ; from the coding sequence TTGAAATTCATAGATACTGTAAAGATAATAGTAAAAGCTGGTGATGGTGGTGATGGCTGTGTAAGCTTTCGCCGGGAAAAATTTGTCCCAAAAGGTGGACCAGATGGTGGGCATGGAGGAAGAGGTGGGCATGTTATCCTTGTAGGGGATCGATCAAAACATACATTACTTGATTTGAATTATCAACATATCTATCGAGCTGAAAGGGGACAGCATGGTAGGGGTAATGACCAAAATGGTAGATCAGGAGAGGATCTTTTTATAAAAGTACCGCTTGGTACTGTCGTAAAAGACTTTGAAAAAGATGAGATTATTGGTGAAATACTTGAAGATGGTCAAGAGATCATAGTAGCAAAAGGTGGTAGAGGTGGAAGGGGGAATCTGGCTTTTGTAAGCCCCACACAGAGGGCACCGAGAATTGCAGAACCCGGTGAGCCCGGTGAAGAGAAAGCTCTGTTGCTTGAATTAAAGCTTATCGCAGATGTGGGGATAGTTGGATTTCCAAACGCTGGTAAGTCCACATTTATATCTGTTGTATCAGCGGCAAAACCTAAAATAGCTGACTACCCATTTACCACTCTAACACCCAATCTGGGGGTAGTTAAAGGTGAATATGGTAGTTCTTTTGTTCTTGCTGATATGCCGGGCCTTATTGAAGGGGCACATCTGGGGCTTGGTTTGGGGATACAGTTTCTAAGACATATCGAAAGAACAAAGTTTATTTTACATTTTGTTGATGCTTCATCTGAAGAGTCAATGGTAGAAAACTACAAAAAAATTAGGAAGGAACTGGAGTCCTATTCTAAAGATCTCTCAGAAAAGTATGAAATCATCGTGGCAACTAAGATGGATGCTGTAAATATTGATAATCTAAAGGAATTTGAAGATTATATCAAAGGTAGAGATTTCTTCAAAATCTCATCTATCACAAAAACAGGGGTGGATGATCTGATAAAGTTCATAAGCGAAAAACTGAAAGATCTTCAACAGCGTAGCTTAGACAACCAATAG
- a CDS encoding acyl-CoA dehydratase activase has translation MFVGIDLGSRFVKIALYSDNKISFDLIDTVTFYQKYVIRIDNQLSLDLSFLTSSPVKICATGYGRNLINFKNADVISEIKAHYRGALIQTKEKDFVLLDVGGQDSKVIIVRDGYIEDFIMNDKCAASSGRFLESSAAILKMSVEQLGAYIDNPVKLSSTCSVFAESEIIGKIAEGCAFDSIAAGVNDSIARRLIPQVKRFNKHKIYVSGGVASLKGIVYFLSKHLAKDINVLKNPQFNGAIGCLSYAVEDLSVFRL, from the coding sequence ATGTTCGTAGGTATAGATCTCGGTAGTAGGTTTGTAAAAATTGCTCTTTACTCTGATAATAAAATCTCATTCGATTTAATCGATACAGTAACCTTTTATCAAAAGTATGTTATCAGGATTGATAATCAGCTATCTTTGGACCTCTCTTTTTTGACGTCATCTCCTGTTAAGATTTGTGCCACAGGTTATGGTAGAAATCTTATAAACTTTAAAAACGCTGATGTTATTTCCGAGATCAAAGCCCACTACAGAGGTGCTTTGATACAGACCAAAGAAAAGGACTTTGTGCTTTTGGATGTAGGTGGGCAGGATAGTAAGGTAATAATTGTTAGGGATGGTTACATAGAGGACTTTATAATGAACGATAAGTGTGCCGCAAGTTCTGGAAGGTTTTTAGAGTCTTCAGCGGCAATACTAAAAATGTCTGTAGAACAGTTGGGTGCTTATATCGACAATCCAGTAAAACTCAGCTCCACCTGCTCCGTTTTTGCCGAGTCAGAGATCATAGGTAAGATTGCCGAAGGGTGTGCTTTTGATAGTATAGCAGCTGGAGTAAACGACTCTATAGCAAGGCGCCTCATACCACAGGTAAAAAGATTTAACAAACACAAAATTTATGTAAGTGGTGGTGTTGCCTCCCTAAAAGGGATCGTTTATTTTCTTTCAAAACATCTGGCAAAAGATATCAACGTACTAAAAAACCCCCAATTCAATGGTGCTATTGGTTGTCTAAGCTACGCTGTTGAAGATCTTTCAGTTTTTCGCTTATGA
- a CDS encoding 2-hydroxyacyl-CoA dehydratase, translated as MKKVGFTTTIPVEIVLSAKKIPVDLNNIFITDKTPYKKIEFAEEYGLPRNTCSWIKGILAVVMEKKVDEVIAVTEGDCSNTHALIEIFRSEGIKVHTFAYPYDAPDKYSFLENQIKHLAASLNGDLTEALAIAKKLKPVREKLKRLDQMTIDGYVTGFENHLWLVSSTDFNSDPITFEKHLDTFLKKAEKRTPIIHKIKIGIIGVPPIFTDLYDFLESKGVSVIFNEIQRQFAMPFMGDDYIQNFIEYTYPYDIYHRLNDIKKEIFNRKLDGLIHYVQSFCYRQIQDVIIKKEVKIPVITIEGNDPDGLDARTKIRLESFIEMLEGKRCS; from the coding sequence ATGAAAAAAGTAGGTTTTACCACTACAATCCCTGTAGAGATTGTCCTTTCAGCTAAAAAAATCCCAGTAGATCTCAACAATATTTTTATAACAGACAAAACCCCTTACAAAAAGATCGAATTTGCTGAAGAGTATGGTCTACCACGCAACACCTGTAGTTGGATTAAGGGGATTCTGGCTGTGGTAATGGAAAAAAAAGTGGACGAAGTGATCGCCGTCACAGAAGGGGATTGTAGCAATACCCACGCCCTCATAGAGATCTTTCGATCAGAAGGGATCAAAGTCCATACCTTTGCTTATCCCTATGATGCCCCCGACAAATATTCTTTTCTTGAAAATCAAATAAAACATTTAGCAGCCTCGTTAAATGGGGATCTTACCGAAGCCCTTGCAATTGCAAAAAAACTAAAACCTGTTCGAGAAAAATTAAAGAGATTAGACCAGATGACCATCGATGGGTATGTAACCGGATTTGAAAACCACCTATGGCTTGTCTCCTCCACAGATTTCAACTCAGACCCAATAACATTTGAAAAACATCTGGATACCTTTTTAAAAAAAGCGGAGAAAAGAACTCCCATAATACACAAAATAAAAATCGGTATTATCGGTGTTCCACCTATCTTTACAGACCTATACGATTTTTTAGAGTCAAAGGGGGTCTCCGTAATCTTCAATGAAATACAAAGACAGTTTGCCATGCCCTTTATGGGTGATGATTATATCCAAAACTTTATCGAATACACCTACCCTTACGATATCTACCACAGATTAAATGATATAAAAAAAGAGATCTTCAATAGAAAGCTCGATGGATTGATCCACTATGTCCAATCCTTTTGCTATAGACAGATTCAAGATGTCATAATCAAAAAAGAGGTAAAAATACCTGTAATAACCATCGAAGGCAACGATCCCGATGGATTAGATGCCAGAACAAAAATCAGATTAGAGTCCTTTATCGAAATGCTTGAGGGGAAGAGATGTTCGTAG